The Mus caroli chromosome 1, CAROLI_EIJ_v1.1, whole genome shotgun sequence genome has a window encoding:
- the LOC110297846 gene encoding gamma-crystallin E has translation MGKITFYEDRGFQGRHYECSTDHSNLQPYFSRCNSVRVDSGCWMLYEQPNFAGCQYFLRRGDYPDYQQWMGFSDSVRSCRLIPHSSSHRIKIYEREDYRGQMVEITDDCSHLQDRFHFSDFHSFHVMEGYWVLYEMPNYRGRQYLLRPGEYRRYHDWGAMNARVGSLRRIMDFY, from the exons ATGGGGAAG ATCACCTTCTATGAGGACCGCGGCTTCCAGGGCCGCCACTATGAGTGCAGCACGGACCACTCCAACCTGCAGCCCTACTTCAGCCGCTGCAACTCTGTGCGCGTGGACAGTGGCTGCTGGATGCTCTATGAACAGCCCAACTTCGCAGGCTGCCAGTACTTCCTGCGTCGCGGGGACTACCCTGACTACCAGCAGTGGATGGGTTTCAGTGACTCTGTCCGCTCCTGCCGCCTCATCCCCCAC TCCAGTTCTCACAGGATCAAGATCTATGAGCGAGAGGACTACAGAGGCCAAATGGTGGAGATCACAGATGACTGCTCCCACCTGCAGGACCGCTTCCACTTCAGTGACTTCCACTCCTTCCACGTGATGGAGGGCTACTGGGTCCTCTATGAGATGCCCAACTACCGGGGGCGGCAGTACCTGCTCAGGCCTGGGGAGTACAGGCGCTACCACGACTGGGGCGCCATGAATGCCAGGGTGGGCTCTCTGAGGAGAATCATGGATttctattga
- the LOC110299131 gene encoding gamma-crystallin D, with amino-acid sequence MGKITFYEDRGFQGRHYECSTDHSNLQPYFSRCNSVRVDSGCWMLYEQPNFTGCQYFLRRGDYPDYQQWMGFSDSVRSCRLIPHAGSHRIRLYEREEYRGQMIEFTEDCPSLQDRFHFNEIYSLNVLEGCWVLYDMTNYRGRQYLLRPGEYRRYHDWGAMNARVGSLRRVMDFY; translated from the exons ATGGGGAAG ATCACCTTCTATGAGGACCGCGGCTTCCAGGGACGCCACTATGAGTGCAGCACGGACCACTCCAACCTGCAGCCCTACTTCAGCCGCTGCAACTCTGTGCGCGTGGACAGTGGCTGCTGGATGCTCTATGAACAGCCCAACTTCACAGGCTGCCAGTACTTCCTGCGTCGCGGGGACTACCCTGACTACCAGCAGTGGATGGGTTTCAGTGACTCTGTCCGCTCTTGCCGCCTCATCCCCCAC GCCGGCTCTCACAGGATCAGACTGTATGAGAGGGAAGAGTACAGAGGCCAGATGATAGAGTTCACAGAGGACTGCCCCTCTCTCCAGGACCGATTCCACTTCAATGAGATCTACTCCCTCAATGTGCTAGAGGGCTGCTGGGTCCTCTACGACATGACCAACTACCGGGGAAGGCAGTACTTGCTCAGACCCGGGGAGTACAGGCGCTACCACGACTGGGGTGCCATGAATGCCAGGGTGGGCTCTCTGAGGAGAGTCATGGATTTCTACTGA
- the LOC110298316 gene encoding gamma-crystallin C isoform X3, with protein sequence MGKITFFEDRSFQGRCYECSSDCPNLQTYFSRCNSVRVDSGCWMLYERPNYQGHQYFLRRGEYPDYQQWMGFSDSIRSCRLIPHVSTHRMRLYEKEDHKGVMMELSEDCSCIQDRFHLSEVRSLQVLEGCWVLYEMPNYRGRQYLLRPQEYRRFQDWGSVDAKAGSLRRVVDLY encoded by the exons ATGGGGAAG ATCACCTTCTTCGAGGACCGCAGCTTCCAGGGCCGCTGCTATGAGTGCAGCAGCGACTGTCCCAACCTGCAGACCTACTTCAGCCGCTGCAATTCTGTCCGCGTGGACAGTGGCTGCTGGATGCTCTATGAGCGCCCCAACTACCAGGGCCACCAGTACTTCCTGAGACGTGGAGAGTACCCTGACTACCAGCAGTGGATGGGTTTCAGCGACTCCATTCGTTCCTGCCGCCTCATCCCCCACGTGA GTACCCACAGAATGCGGCTGTATGAGAAAGAAGACCACAAAGGTGTCATGATGGAGCTGAGCGAGGATTGCTCCTGCATCCAGGATCGCTTCCACCTCAGTGAGGTGCGCTCACTGCAAGTGCTGGAGGGCTGCTGGGTTCTCTATGAGATGCCTAACTACCGAGGCCGCCAGTATCTGCTGAGGCCTCAAGAGTACCGTCGCTTCCAGGACTGGGGCTCTGTAGATGCTAAGGCGGGCTCTTTGCGGAGGGTGGTAGATTTATACTAA
- the LOC110298316 gene encoding gamma-crystallin C isoform X1, whose amino-acid sequence MGKITFFEDRSFQGRCYECSSDCPNLQTYFSRCNSVRVDSGCWMLYERPNYQGHQYFLRRGEYPDYQQWMGFSDSIRSCRLIPHQAGTHRMRLYEKEDHKGVMMELSEDCSCIQDRFHLSEVRSLQVLEGCWVLYEMPNYRGRQYLLRPQEYRRFQDWGSVDAKAGSLRRVVDLY is encoded by the exons ATGGGGAAG ATCACCTTCTTCGAGGACCGCAGCTTCCAGGGCCGCTGCTATGAGTGCAGCAGCGACTGTCCCAACCTGCAGACCTACTTCAGCCGCTGCAATTCTGTCCGCGTGGACAGTGGCTGCTGGATGCTCTATGAGCGCCCCAACTACCAGGGCCACCAGTACTTCCTGAGACGTGGAGAGTACCCTGACTACCAGCAGTGGATGGGTTTCAGCGACTCCATTCGTTCCTGCCGCCTCATCCCCCAC CAGGCAGGTACCCACAGAATGCGGCTGTATGAGAAAGAAGACCACAAAGGTGTCATGATGGAGCTGAGCGAGGATTGCTCCTGCATCCAGGATCGCTTCCACCTCAGTGAGGTGCGCTCACTGCAAGTGCTGGAGGGCTGCTGGGTTCTCTATGAGATGCCTAACTACCGAGGCCGCCAGTATCTGCTGAGGCCTCAAGAGTACCGTCGCTTCCAGGACTGGGGCTCTGTAGATGCTAAGGCGGGCTCTTTGCGGAGGGTGGTAGATTTATACTAA
- the LOC110298316 gene encoding gamma-crystallin C isoform X2, protein MGKITFFEDRSFQGRCYECSSDCPNLQTYFSRCNSVRVDSGCWMLYERPNYQGHQYFLRRGEYPDYQQWMGFSDSIRSCRLIPHAGTHRMRLYEKEDHKGVMMELSEDCSCIQDRFHLSEVRSLQVLEGCWVLYEMPNYRGRQYLLRPQEYRRFQDWGSVDAKAGSLRRVVDLY, encoded by the exons ATGGGGAAG ATCACCTTCTTCGAGGACCGCAGCTTCCAGGGCCGCTGCTATGAGTGCAGCAGCGACTGTCCCAACCTGCAGACCTACTTCAGCCGCTGCAATTCTGTCCGCGTGGACAGTGGCTGCTGGATGCTCTATGAGCGCCCCAACTACCAGGGCCACCAGTACTTCCTGAGACGTGGAGAGTACCCTGACTACCAGCAGTGGATGGGTTTCAGCGACTCCATTCGTTCCTGCCGCCTCATCCCCCAC GCAGGTACCCACAGAATGCGGCTGTATGAGAAAGAAGACCACAAAGGTGTCATGATGGAGCTGAGCGAGGATTGCTCCTGCATCCAGGATCGCTTCCACCTCAGTGAGGTGCGCTCACTGCAAGTGCTGGAGGGCTGCTGGGTTCTCTATGAGATGCCTAACTACCGAGGCCGCCAGTATCTGCTGAGGCCTCAAGAGTACCGTCGCTTCCAGGACTGGGGCTCTGTAGATGCTAAGGCGGGCTCTTTGCGGAGGGTGGTAGATTTATACTAA
- the LOC110297485 gene encoding gamma-crystallin B: MGKITFFEDRSFQGRCYECSSDCPNLQTYFSRCNSVRVDSGCWMLYERPNYQGHQYFLRRGEYPDYQQWMGFSDSIRSCRLIPQHSGTYRMRIYEKDDFRGQMSEITDDCLSLQDRFHFSEIHSLNVMEGCWVLYEMPSYRGRQYLLRPGEYRRYLDWGAANAKVGSFRRVMDFY, translated from the exons ATGGGAAAG ATCACCTTCTTTGAGGACCGCAGCTTCCAGGGCCGCTGCTATGAGTGCAGCAGCGACTGCCCCAACCTGCAGACCTACTTCAGCCGCTGCAATTCTGTCCGCGTGGACAGTGGCTGCTGGATGCTCTATGAGCGCCCTAACTACCAGGGCCACCAGTACTTCCTGAGACGTGGAGAGTACCCTGACTACCAGCAGTGGATGGGTTTCAGCGACTCCATCCGCTCCTGCCGCCTCATCCCCCAA CACTCTGGCACTTACAGAATGAGGATCTACGAAAAAGATGACTTCAGAGGACAAATGTCAGAGATCACAGACGactgtctctctcttcaggaTCGCTTCCACTTCAGTGAAATCCACTCCCTCAATGTGATGGAGGGCTGCTGGGTTCTCTATGAGATGCCTAGCTACAGGGGACGGCAGTACCTGCTAAGGCCGGGGGAGTACAGGAGATATCTTGACTGGGGGGCTGCAAATGCCAAAGTTGGTTCTTTTAGGCGAGTCATGGATTTTTACTGA